Proteins from one Nomia melanderi isolate GNS246 chromosome 3, iyNomMela1, whole genome shotgun sequence genomic window:
- the LOC116431900 gene encoding uncharacterized protein LOC116431900 — MKNYNTAGFEILKTQKNLGGKGKLTDALIRKLTAYYGLAVRRNIHSVENMKKAIMASYYHLCSTKKNPSHEYCPVGNDSWCKWQKALATGANLDLIEHPAPLHPDVQKHILPIYEDLSEENLLERCLGGHTQNNNESFNSTVWRFAPKHLHSGIKIIEIAAYLAAGLFSEGYASVLRTMSALNIVIRKQTKTYADKIDEQRIIQQERRTSLITKEARKARREQRMEGNQLYEETEGILYGAGIAD; from the coding sequence atgaaaaattataatactgcgggcttcgaaatattaaaaacacaaaaaaacctcggtggaaaaggcaagctgactgatgcgcttatcaggaaactcaccgcatactatggcttagccgtacgaagaaatattcatagtgtggaaaatatgaagaaagctataatggcttcgtattatcacttatgctccACCAAAAAAAATCCAAGTCACGAATACTGCCCGGTAGGAAATGAcagctggtgcaagtggcagaaagctctagctacaggagcaaatttggaccttatagaacatcctgcaccactacatccagacgtgcagaagcacatcctaccaatttacgaagatttatctgaagagaatctacttgagaggtgcttgggcggacacactcagaacaataacgagagtttcaactcaactgtttggcgcttcgctccaaagcacctgcactcaggaataaaaattattgaaattgcagcatatttggcagctggcttatttagcgaaggatatgcttcagttttaagaactatgagtgctttgaatattgtaattagaaaacaaacaaaaacatacgccgacaaaatcgacgaacagagaATAATTCAACAGGAGCGACGCACCTCATTAATTACCAAAGAGGCTCGAAAAGCAAGAAGAGAGCAACGTATGGAGGGAAATCAGCTCTatgaggaaacagaaggaatattgtatggcgcaggaatcgcagactag